A portion of the Simplicispira suum genome contains these proteins:
- the traL gene encoding type IV conjugative transfer system protein TraL, with protein MIKRPIPNYVDDQMQVFFWELDEFFPSLTIFVVMFMWDQLTVGIVMTFAFVKFFGRFKSANMAGVLFHMAWWVGLMSMNKKFDNGAVREAVK; from the coding sequence ATGATTAAGCGCCCGATTCCCAATTATGTGGATGACCAAATGCAAGTGTTTTTTTGGGAGCTCGACGAATTTTTCCCGTCGCTCACCATTTTCGTGGTCATGTTCATGTGGGATCAATTGACTGTCGGCATTGTCATGACATTTGCCTTTGTCAAGTTCTTCGGACGTTTCAAGAGTGCAAATATGGCCGGGGTTCTGTTCCATATGGCCTGGTGGGTGGGCCTGATGAGCATGAACAAGAAATTCGACAACGGCGCAGTCCGCGAGGCTGTTAAATGA
- the traA gene encoding TraA family conjugative transfer protein, protein MKSKLQNNSKLVRNVQTALLLAVAVSLPMQAMAGAGGSEFTQVYDQLTGWSNGILGKSLGVAALLVGLGVGVIKQSVIAAVVGVAMALTAGFGPGVIDGVITSGVSIVNAI, encoded by the coding sequence GTGAAAAGCAAGCTCCAAAACAATTCCAAGCTGGTCCGCAACGTGCAAACCGCACTGCTGCTGGCAGTCGCCGTCTCGCTCCCCATGCAAGCCATGGCCGGGGCGGGCGGCAGTGAGTTCACCCAGGTCTATGACCAGTTGACCGGTTGGTCCAACGGCATTTTGGGCAAGTCGCTCGGCGTGGCGGCGTTGCTTGTCGGCCTGGGTGTGGGCGTGATCAAGCAGTCGGTGATTGCCGCTGTCGTGGGCGTCGCCATGGCGCTGACCGCGGGTTTCGGCCCCGGCGTGATCGACGGCGTGATCACCTCGGGAGTGTCCATCGTCAACGCCATCTAA
- a CDS encoding DUF4400 domain-containing protein produces MATQRKPEGHSFASIVLVCVIFGALAILVFVPVNVFETVRAVEQNSIRNWLGNEADQWVMLRIFDVLRITNQEATKSIGELALSGNHKIDSWLVQRVYATLVWVHLVAYRSGVLLMWAAFGVPVLLAAIYDGYMRREISKTNFSSQSPMLHKSGIDVFRAAIALMVAWLLIPWHTSMLVAPTGFFTIGAAAWLWISNAPKRM; encoded by the coding sequence ATGGCGACGCAAAGGAAGCCCGAGGGGCACTCGTTCGCATCAATCGTGCTGGTGTGCGTGATATTTGGCGCCCTCGCCATATTGGTTTTTGTCCCCGTGAACGTCTTCGAGACAGTTCGAGCAGTGGAACAAAACAGCATCCGCAACTGGCTCGGCAACGAGGCAGACCAATGGGTGATGTTGCGGATATTCGATGTCCTGAGAATCACCAACCAGGAGGCCACCAAATCGATTGGTGAGCTGGCCCTCTCGGGGAACCACAAGATCGATAGCTGGCTGGTGCAGCGCGTTTACGCAACCCTGGTATGGGTCCATCTCGTCGCCTACCGTTCGGGTGTCCTTTTGATGTGGGCAGCGTTCGGTGTTCCGGTGCTTCTCGCTGCGATCTATGACGGCTACATGCGCCGCGAGATCAGCAAGACAAATTTCTCATCCCAGAGCCCAATGCTGCACAAAAGCGGAATCGACGTATTCCGTGCAGCCATCGCACTGATGGTGGCCTGGCTCTTGATCCCATGGCACACCTCAATGCTGGTCGCGCCTACGGGGTTCTTCACCATAGGAGCAGCCGCATGGCTTTGGATCTCGAACGCGCCGAAGCGCATGTGA
- a CDS encoding H-NS family nucleoid-associated regulatory protein: MAKSYKELMEERNALDVQIAQARKEEISAAVTQARSIISQFELTATDIFGGPRSSKIKAAPKYRDPQTGKVWTGRGREPSWIAGKDRAQFAIAQVS; encoded by the coding sequence ATGGCCAAGTCCTATAAGGAATTGATGGAAGAACGCAATGCACTCGATGTGCAAATCGCCCAGGCGCGCAAAGAGGAGATCAGCGCTGCGGTTACTCAAGCGCGGAGCATTATTTCCCAGTTTGAACTCACTGCAACGGACATTTTTGGTGGCCCGCGTTCTTCAAAGATCAAGGCGGCCCCGAAGTATCGCGACCCGCAAACTGGTAAGGTTTGGACTGGCCGTGGTCGTGAGCCGAGTTGGATTGCGGGCAAAGACCGCGCGCAGTTCGCGATCGCACAGGTCTCGTAA
- a CDS encoding EAL domain-containing protein, which translates to MALDLERAEAHVSLKERRLRALSAARRISQRFRAQAIVRPSTMEVTGIEILSRNRLLFCSYPTMLREDIAALKAAARMARTGFYREVHCNVEILSLLSPDWLEVMGQTMTRGIVIEVVERNDMLMHGMWLERVIHVLSLIRIFGGKIAMDDVAYTDQSIHLIEMMRPEIVKVEDARHAPALRQHGDMEIIVERIETAQLAQEAVNLGVDYLQGYWCDVQVEKCVPSSLTPPGIEARTKGDWNKPKQPWAEVKELLAVG; encoded by the coding sequence ATGGCTTTGGATCTCGAACGCGCCGAAGCGCATGTGAGTCTTAAAGAACGGCGCCTACGGGCACTGTCGGCCGCACGGCGTATTTCACAACGATTCAGGGCGCAGGCCATTGTGCGGCCCTCCACCATGGAGGTCACCGGGATTGAGATTCTGTCTCGAAACAGGCTGCTGTTCTGCAGCTACCCAACCATGTTGCGCGAGGACATTGCGGCACTGAAAGCCGCCGCCAGGATGGCCAGGACAGGCTTCTATCGAGAAGTGCACTGCAACGTAGAAATTCTGTCGCTACTGTCCCCGGACTGGCTGGAAGTCATGGGCCAAACCATGACACGAGGGATCGTGATCGAGGTTGTTGAGCGCAACGACATGTTGATGCACGGCATGTGGCTGGAGCGTGTCATCCACGTGCTATCGCTCATTCGGATATTCGGGGGCAAGATTGCCATGGACGATGTTGCCTACACCGACCAAAGCATCCATCTGATTGAGATGATGCGACCCGAGATCGTGAAGGTCGAAGACGCCAGGCATGCCCCGGCATTGCGCCAACATGGCGACATGGAAATTATTGTTGAGCGGATTGAGACAGCGCAGCTCGCACAAGAAGCCGTAAATCTGGGGGTGGACTATCTGCAAGGGTACTGGTGCGACGTGCAAGTCGAAAAGTGCGTCCCAAGCTCTCTCACGCCCCCTGGCATCGAGGCTCGGACCAAGGGGGACTGGAACAAGCCGAAGCAGCCCTGGGCGGAAGTCAAGGAACTGCTGGCTGTGGGCTAG
- a CDS encoding TraE/TraK family type IV conjugative transfer system protein: MNLKSYLTSMSQLQTLTLTVILSNVILATGLVFALINITGQRERVVLVPPSLDKKAEIAWESANKDYLKSFGLYVATMVGNIQPKSSSVVLDTASVFMDPEIYSEFRKQLIAIIEDPVFKASGSVISFMPQSVQFEPETSRVFVIGSIVTSTSGSTKYQKNVVYEVGLKIREGRPWVTHFTSYEGTAIRSVNWWAQKSSRDDSVIPDYALPEKWKKDEVKSAPEADFSAMHFPSTPAASDAEKGSAEVLPAASEETIN, translated from the coding sequence ATGAATTTGAAGTCCTATCTGACGAGCATGAGTCAGCTTCAAACGCTGACGCTCACCGTCATCTTGTCCAACGTGATCCTGGCTACCGGGTTGGTATTCGCCTTGATCAATATTACCGGGCAGCGCGAGCGGGTCGTTTTGGTCCCTCCATCTTTGGATAAAAAGGCCGAGATAGCCTGGGAAAGTGCTAACAAGGATTATCTCAAGAGCTTCGGGCTCTATGTTGCGACCATGGTCGGGAACATACAGCCGAAATCATCTTCGGTGGTGCTCGATACGGCCTCTGTTTTCATGGATCCCGAGATCTATTCGGAATTTCGCAAGCAACTGATTGCGATTATTGAAGACCCGGTTTTCAAGGCGTCGGGTTCCGTTATTTCATTCATGCCCCAGTCTGTTCAATTCGAACCCGAGACCAGTCGAGTCTTTGTCATCGGTTCGATTGTGACCAGCACGTCCGGATCTACCAAATATCAAAAGAACGTTGTCTATGAAGTTGGCCTCAAGATTCGTGAGGGTCGGCCATGGGTAACCCATTTCACCAGCTATGAAGGTACGGCCATTCGCTCGGTAAATTGGTGGGCACAAAAGAGCTCCCGCGATGATTCGGTAATTCCTGACTATGCGTTGCCCGAAAAATGGAAAAAGGATGAGGTCAAGAGCGCGCCTGAAGCGGATTTCTCCGCGATGCATTTCCCTTCGACGCCGGCCGCTAGCGATGCTGAAAAAGGCTCGGCTGAAGTTCTTCCGGCAGCAAGTGAAGAAACCATCAATTAG
- the traD gene encoding conjugative transfer system coupling protein TraD (Members of this protein family are the putative conjugative coupling factor, TraD, as the term is used for the SXT and TOL plasmid systems.) yields the protein MSAELLDFDNPWRPIYEWRQALGWGCAAGGCIGAAAALPLPTTFASISAISCALVALSRAYVAWNRQDSKSKATNTEKRFITVKEVIEHGQRAGKNGQLWLGTGFQWTDIEAGKMHALMGGGVAQQLGRKVSQADGAYWLHALGKETDNLIDMSLLDGHTLITGATRVGKTRLFDLLITQAIARGEPVVIIDPKGDHGLAENARQSCELMGKGNRFVYFHPAHPDKSASIDPLRNWNRKTELASRVAALIPSETGADPFTAFGWKVLNDIVAGLLATGKNPNLVELRRYIEGGPEDLLVKALRAHFRQNVQDWEVKSAPFIKRASKNPKCTNDVLDGYISYYKEVVIHEHPNVDLAGLISTHEHNRDHFQKMIASLIPILSMLTSDPLKDLLSPEFEGDHNRVVTDMARVIRDDAVAYLGLDSLADSTVGSAIGSVFLADLTAVAGNLYNYGIKTKKTVNIFVDEAAEVVNNPTIQLLNKAGGAGFRMFIATQTFADFAARLGDENKARQVLANTNNKITLRVLDSETQQYISDGIPKIKARSMSVRYGHNVANTVREEYTASYQEQSTEEEADLIPPGVLSELPPLHFFARLSGGRTIKGRLPIMQ from the coding sequence ATGAGCGCCGAATTATTGGATTTTGACAATCCATGGCGGCCCATCTACGAGTGGCGCCAGGCCCTGGGCTGGGGTTGCGCAGCCGGTGGTTGCATCGGTGCGGCGGCGGCGCTTCCTCTACCCACTACCTTCGCAAGCATATCGGCCATTAGCTGCGCCCTCGTGGCGCTCTCACGGGCCTATGTCGCATGGAATCGGCAGGATTCCAAAAGCAAGGCCACAAACACTGAAAAACGGTTTATCACCGTAAAAGAAGTGATTGAGCATGGCCAAAGAGCGGGGAAAAACGGGCAATTGTGGCTGGGCACTGGTTTCCAGTGGACGGACATTGAGGCGGGGAAGATGCACGCGCTGATGGGCGGGGGGGTTGCCCAGCAGCTCGGACGGAAGGTTTCCCAGGCGGACGGCGCCTATTGGCTGCACGCCCTCGGCAAAGAAACGGACAACCTCATCGATATGAGCTTGCTCGATGGGCACACCTTGATCACGGGGGCGACCCGCGTTGGCAAGACCCGCTTGTTTGACCTTCTGATTACGCAAGCGATTGCCCGCGGCGAACCCGTTGTGATTATTGACCCCAAGGGCGACCATGGTCTTGCGGAGAACGCCAGGCAATCGTGCGAACTCATGGGCAAGGGCAATCGCTTTGTGTACTTTCACCCGGCACACCCGGACAAGTCCGCGAGCATCGACCCCTTGCGCAACTGGAATCGAAAGACCGAGCTCGCTTCGCGCGTGGCAGCGCTAATTCCCTCGGAAACCGGAGCCGATCCATTTACTGCGTTTGGATGGAAAGTTCTGAATGACATCGTGGCTGGTTTGTTGGCCACTGGTAAAAATCCCAATCTTGTGGAGCTGCGCCGCTACATCGAGGGCGGGCCCGAGGATCTCTTGGTCAAAGCGCTGCGCGCGCACTTTCGGCAGAACGTGCAGGACTGGGAAGTCAAGTCCGCTCCATTCATCAAACGGGCCAGCAAAAATCCTAAATGCACAAACGACGTTCTTGACGGCTATATCAGCTACTACAAGGAAGTTGTGATTCACGAGCATCCGAACGTGGATCTCGCGGGCCTTATTTCCACGCACGAGCACAACCGAGATCACTTCCAAAAGATGATCGCATCGCTCATCCCGATTCTGTCGATGCTGACTTCAGACCCGTTGAAGGATTTGTTGTCACCGGAATTCGAGGGCGACCACAACCGCGTCGTCACGGACATGGCGCGCGTCATCCGCGACGATGCCGTGGCCTACCTCGGCCTGGACAGCCTCGCGGATTCGACCGTGGGCAGTGCCATCGGATCCGTGTTTCTTGCGGACCTCACGGCGGTGGCAGGCAATCTCTACAACTACGGCATCAAGACAAAGAAAACCGTCAACATCTTTGTCGATGAGGCCGCCGAGGTGGTCAACAACCCCACTATCCAGCTCCTGAACAAGGCCGGTGGCGCGGGTTTTCGGATGTTCATCGCCACGCAGACCTTCGCCGACTTCGCAGCGCGCCTGGGCGACGAAAACAAGGCCCGCCAGGTCCTGGCCAACACCAACAACAAGATCACGTTGCGGGTACTGGACTCCGAGACCCAGCAATACATCTCGGACGGCATACCGAAGATCAAGGCGCGGTCCATGAGCGTGCGCTACGGGCACAACGTCGCCAACACGGTGCGCGAGGAATACACCGCGTCCTATCAAGAGCAGTCCACGGAAGAAGAGGCCGACCTGATACCGCCTGGGGTGCTGAGTGAGCTGCCCCCGCTGCATTTCTTTGCCCGCCTGTCCGGGGGCAGAACCATCAAGGGCAGATTGCCCATCATGCAGTAG
- a CDS encoding TraK domain-containing protein → MQVEFKKKALLTVLQAALVAGSFAAHAAEEAGTAPTPVTAPVQQKAPTAPAPSEEGSAGAKPEPLARFLVKKGSGGAKTVGTAPEVRLPEGPLGAAPGDIGVLLADGQPKAPESLNQAIAEAQKAAGQPLDHVQREINMPGLKKDDPSLKPFVLHTRNGVNEIVRMSSRLLNRVATPFKKPTVIDTSESTSKVIGSDVYFLPHGDQPIGLFIADSANTSQTVSLTVIPDNTIPGQNLIVKLEDLRTIKSLANVTDSEAQVLHPQANDYTSMVRSLLASAARGTVPGFSPVPLEGGVAQMGDMAIEPELTFAGSVADIYRYRLVNTSDKQIDLVETAFFREGVKAVSFFPHTSLQPKQVSYVFILADKPESAAQGASQ, encoded by the coding sequence ATGCAAGTGGAATTTAAAAAGAAGGCGCTGCTGACCGTGTTGCAGGCCGCCCTGGTCGCGGGATCGTTCGCCGCTCACGCTGCAGAAGAGGCCGGCACTGCACCGACTCCGGTTACTGCCCCTGTTCAACAGAAGGCCCCAACTGCCCCGGCCCCGAGCGAGGAGGGTTCCGCTGGAGCAAAGCCGGAGCCGCTGGCGCGTTTCCTGGTCAAGAAGGGGAGCGGTGGTGCAAAGACAGTGGGCACAGCGCCTGAGGTGCGACTTCCCGAAGGCCCTCTGGGCGCCGCTCCCGGTGACATCGGGGTTCTTCTTGCCGATGGCCAGCCGAAAGCGCCCGAGAGCCTGAACCAGGCAATTGCCGAAGCGCAAAAAGCTGCGGGTCAGCCCCTCGATCACGTGCAACGCGAAATCAATATGCCGGGGCTGAAAAAGGACGACCCCTCGCTCAAGCCCTTCGTGTTGCACACGCGCAATGGGGTCAATGAAATTGTCCGGATGTCCTCGCGTCTTCTCAATCGCGTCGCCACCCCATTCAAGAAACCTACGGTTATCGACACCTCCGAGTCCACCAGCAAGGTGATTGGCAGCGATGTGTACTTCTTGCCGCACGGGGATCAGCCGATCGGGCTCTTCATCGCGGACTCAGCCAATACGTCTCAGACAGTCAGCCTGACGGTGATCCCCGACAACACGATTCCTGGCCAAAACCTGATCGTCAAGCTCGAAGACCTCCGAACGATCAAGAGCCTCGCGAATGTGACCGATTCGGAAGCCCAGGTCCTGCATCCGCAGGCCAATGACTACACGAGCATGGTGCGCTCCTTGCTGGCCAGCGCAGCGCGCGGAACAGTGCCTGGCTTTTCACCTGTACCCCTTGAAGGCGGCGTGGCGCAGATGGGCGACATGGCGATTGAGCCCGAGTTGACCTTTGCGGGCTCAGTGGCAGACATCTACCGCTATCGACTCGTCAACACCAGCGACAAACAGATTGACCTGGTGGAGACCGCGTTCTTCCGCGAGGGCGTGAAGGCTGTGAGCTTCTTCCCTCACACCAGCCTCCAACCCAAGCAGGTGAGCTATGTGTTCATCCTCGCTGACAAGCCTGAAAGCGCGGCACAGGGAGCGTCGCAATGA
- a CDS encoding H-NS family nucleoid-associated regulatory protein, translated as MPSYAELKEQLDRLRNEAEQARREEMPRVIAGIKAQIKEYDLKPEDLFPDLPSRRGGSEEGARGKGGREPKYRGPNGQTWVGGAGRKPDWVRAALAKGEDLEKFAI; from the coding sequence ATGCCCAGCTACGCGGAGCTGAAGGAACAATTGGACAGATTGCGCAATGAAGCCGAGCAAGCGCGGCGTGAAGAAATGCCCAGGGTCATCGCTGGAATCAAGGCGCAGATCAAGGAATATGACCTGAAGCCCGAAGACCTTTTTCCTGATCTGCCCAGCCGCAGGGGTGGGAGCGAGGAGGGCGCACGCGGCAAGGGGGGCAGGGAGCCCAAATACCGCGGCCCCAACGGGCAGACGTGGGTCGGCGGGGCAGGGCGCAAGCCCGACTGGGTGCGAGCTGCGCTGGCCAAGGGCGAAGATCTAGAGAAGTTCGCGATCTAG
- the traV gene encoding type IV conjugative transfer system lipoprotein TraV: MYPLQSRPALFAAAVAALLLSGCAGPLNTADNSEFACSDRDCPTPFEVYNATNSAPPSVRNGRTPEKWNKGAKGNGAAEKQQEQTAMPALDLTQAVATTVRLQDPAQKTAQPIREPSQVMRIWIAPWIDQGDNLNWSGYVYTEVTPKRWAFGERQIRYQSLAPQFVQPK; the protein is encoded by the coding sequence ATGTACCCCCTCCAATCGCGCCCCGCTTTATTCGCCGCTGCTGTCGCGGCATTGCTCCTCAGCGGCTGCGCTGGCCCGCTCAATACCGCAGACAACTCGGAATTCGCGTGCAGCGACCGCGACTGCCCGACTCCGTTTGAGGTTTACAACGCAACGAACTCAGCGCCGCCATCTGTCCGCAACGGACGCACGCCAGAGAAGTGGAACAAGGGCGCGAAAGGCAATGGGGCCGCGGAAAAGCAGCAAGAGCAAACCGCTATGCCGGCCTTGGACCTCACCCAGGCGGTAGCAACAACCGTGCGCCTGCAAGACCCTGCGCAAAAGACTGCGCAACCCATCCGCGAACCGAGCCAAGTGATGCGCATCTGGATCGCTCCTTGGATTGACCAGGGCGACAACCTGAACTGGTCGGGCTATGTCTATACCGAAGTGACGCCCAAGCGCTGGGCCTTTGGTGAGCGTCAGATCCGCTACCAAAGTCTCGCGCCTCAATTCGTGCAACCGAAATAA
- a CDS encoding lytic transglycosylase domain-containing protein: protein MMRWIMVFVALVPGFAAASCFEQAAARYKVPVELLQAISTVESGGRANAYNANKNGSFDIGHMQINSSWLPTLAKYNIDVESLQDPCINTNIGAWVLAHNIARFGLSWEAVGAYNAVSKSKREIYAKKVAAVLVELVRKKQAQAAQNVGPHSIGRENKVASMNVAKRR from the coding sequence ATGATGAGATGGATCATGGTGTTTGTCGCGCTTGTTCCCGGCTTCGCCGCGGCCTCTTGCTTTGAGCAGGCCGCTGCCAGGTACAAGGTGCCAGTGGAGTTGCTCCAGGCGATTTCAACCGTGGAATCTGGCGGGCGTGCGAACGCATACAACGCCAACAAAAACGGTTCCTTCGACATTGGCCACATGCAAATCAACAGCAGTTGGCTGCCAACCCTGGCGAAATACAACATCGATGTTGAGAGCCTGCAGGACCCTTGCATAAATACCAACATTGGGGCCTGGGTGCTTGCCCACAACATAGCCCGATTTGGCCTGTCTTGGGAAGCCGTTGGGGCATATAACGCCGTCTCAAAATCCAAACGCGAAATTTACGCAAAAAAAGTTGCGGCGGTGCTCGTGGAGTTGGTCCGAAAAAAGCAGGCCCAGGCAGCTCAAAATGTCGGCCCGCACTCGATTGGTCGAGAAAACAAAGTTGCTTCAATGAATGTGGCAAAGCGGAGATAG
- a CDS encoding TraB/VirB10 family protein, giving the protein MSLASSFSNLSANQKRTTMVVAAIVAILGISILLASVSERKVNRLPRANKAEVTVVSPSRTTGVEAFAAQLANLEKAQQDLKSEMKSVLRNAGSAKPSDQGEDAPKEAPQLEDVLPEISGQTSIFEAPAKKGPELPMTTPAVPVAPRVDAAPATVVPPPAPPTIRMIGEEGELTDEKVSKLNTPAEAARTEKKVESAFVPAGSMFTGVLLSGLDAPTSAVAQKNPTPVVVRVKREAILPNYASLDVRECFVMAAGYGQLSSERALMRAETLSCVRQDGNVIETSLDAYIVGTDGKVGIPGRLVSKQGQMIAQTLVAGTLGGMGQMLGRSRVPQLNINGQGALYEDESMSSIAQTGIAGGIGSATNMIAKFYLDMAKETFPVVEIPAGEVVTVVVTRGSSLPLKGSSSLQRISAPNENQRNAQGTASRAEPPRRVTDARPANPGQIVAPAEAAIKSAVAATAGVKPPVQNFQNGLGW; this is encoded by the coding sequence ATGAGCCTTGCATCGAGCTTCAGCAACCTCTCTGCCAACCAGAAGCGGACCACCATGGTGGTCGCCGCGATCGTTGCGATTCTGGGCATCAGCATCCTTCTTGCATCGGTTTCCGAGCGCAAGGTCAATCGGCTGCCCCGCGCCAACAAGGCAGAAGTCACCGTTGTATCGCCTTCTCGAACAACGGGCGTGGAAGCGTTTGCAGCGCAATTGGCCAATCTGGAAAAGGCGCAGCAGGATCTGAAAAGCGAGATGAAGTCCGTCTTGCGCAACGCCGGGTCGGCCAAGCCAAGCGATCAAGGTGAGGACGCACCCAAAGAGGCGCCCCAACTTGAAGACGTCCTGCCTGAGATTTCGGGCCAGACCAGCATCTTTGAAGCTCCCGCGAAAAAGGGGCCGGAGCTGCCCATGACGACTCCAGCGGTTCCAGTGGCACCGAGGGTGGATGCTGCCCCGGCCACGGTTGTCCCGCCGCCTGCTCCTCCAACTATCCGAATGATCGGCGAAGAGGGCGAGCTCACCGACGAGAAAGTCTCGAAGCTCAACACGCCCGCCGAAGCGGCCAGGACAGAGAAGAAGGTCGAGTCAGCCTTTGTGCCGGCCGGGTCCATGTTCACCGGTGTGCTGCTCTCCGGACTTGATGCGCCCACATCGGCCGTCGCTCAGAAGAACCCGACGCCTGTCGTGGTGCGCGTCAAACGCGAGGCGATTTTGCCCAACTACGCATCACTCGACGTGCGGGAGTGCTTTGTGATGGCGGCGGGCTATGGCCAGCTCTCCAGTGAGCGCGCCCTGATGCGGGCGGAAACGCTCTCCTGTGTACGCCAGGACGGCAACGTGATTGAAACCAGTCTGGACGCCTACATCGTGGGTACGGACGGCAAGGTCGGTATCCCCGGACGTTTGGTGTCCAAACAGGGCCAAATGATCGCTCAGACCCTTGTCGCGGGAACCCTGGGAGGCATGGGGCAAATGCTTGGCCGCTCGCGCGTTCCGCAGCTCAATATCAACGGGCAAGGCGCGCTGTACGAGGACGAGTCGATGTCCTCAATCGCCCAAACCGGTATCGCCGGAGGTATCGGATCCGCGACAAACATGATCGCGAAGTTCTATCTGGACATGGCCAAAGAGACCTTCCCGGTTGTCGAGATCCCTGCTGGTGAGGTGGTGACGGTGGTGGTGACCCGCGGCTCATCGCTGCCACTCAAAGGGTCGTCAAGCCTTCAACGCATCTCTGCGCCCAACGAGAACCAACGGAACGCTCAGGGCACGGCCTCGCGCGCAGAACCTCCACGCCGCGTAACGGACGCTCGGCCGGCGAACCCAGGGCAGATCGTGGCGCCCGCTGAAGCGGCCATCAAGTCCGCCGTCGCGGCGACTGCGGGCGTGAAGCCCCCCGTCCAAAACTTCCAAAACGGCCTCGGCTGGTAA